The region CTGCGCTCTGTAACCTTGAAATTGCAATGAACATAGAAACACTTGAAAAAGGCATCAAACTGTTTACTACACAAACATACGCAAAGCAGGCACTTATGCGCTATGCATCAACAATGCAGAAAGCCTTTGAATCTGCACAAACTGGTTTTAGCGATGATACAATACAGCAGATTATTGCCATGCAGTCAGTAATTCCTGTAGTTGAAAATTTTGATGTGCAGCAGATAATCACCGAATATACAAGCCAGCAATATATGCTGCGCAAACTACGATCCGACAGCGCATCACTTATGCAGCGCATAGAAGCATACAAAAAGAAAGGCATTACTATAAACGACTATGAAAAAGCAAAAGAGATTGTTGAAACTATAAAAAGCCTGCAGTCACTGTATACGGTAGATGTTGGAAAATACAAAATGAACCAGAATAACATTCTTATTATAGATCGACAGTGTGTAGCATTACTCAAACGGATGATGCAAAACAATAAAATTGTATCCAATATATAATATTATATAATATTATTCACTTTTTTGTCCAGGCAGCAACAAAAACAAAATAAAGTGCCAAAGGAAATACATTATGCTTTCTATGCTCACTAATCCTTCACCAGCTTATGTTCCAAGCAGCCTATATTGATTGCTCCATAGCAAAATACGTTTCAACCTGCGACAGAAGGTTGCTGAACTTGTCGAAACACGCACGCATCACATGACGCCATACCTCTCCAGTACGGCTATCGTTGCCACACCGTTTATCATATTCATTATTTCTTAATTATTCCAATTTCCTTCAAAATCCTATACAGTGAGTCCCGTATACCTTTGCTCCGACAGCATTTTGCTACCCCATCAGGATACTGTAACCCTTCAAGTATTACTCTTACCTTGTCTTATGGATTGTAGCTGCTGTTTACTATTTACTATACGATTTTCCTCTATATTTTTCTCTTAAAAAATTATCTATTTAGGACTTCCTGACTTTTTTAGAAAGCCTCATTTAAATGGTATTTTTTTCTGATAAAAGTAACAGAGTATTATATATTACTGTTTATAATCGTACTACGTTGATATAGTATACAAAACAGGATACCTATGAAAATAGCAGTTGCAATGAGTGGTGGTGTTGATTCGTCAGTTACTGCTGCACTACTTGTTGAAGAGGGGCATCAGGTAATTGGCCTTACCGCTAAAATTTTACTGTGTGCCGAAATGGATGGTTGCCAGCCACGCTATGATGTATGCTGTAGCCCCGAAAGCATCAATGATGCAAGAAAAGTAGCAAGGCAGCTTGGCATACCCCATTACATTGTCAACGTAGAAGATGAATTTTCACAAAATGTTATCGATCCATTCTGCGCTGAATACATTACGGGCCGCACACCCAGCCCCTGCATCAACTGTAATACCAGCATAAAATTTCCAAAGCTTTTAGATTTTGCTCATGAGTTAGGCTCTGATATGCTTGCTACTGGCCATTATGCAACTTTATGTAAGAATACCCGCTATTATATCAAACAAGGCGTTGATAGTGATAAGGATCAATCTTATTTTTTATTTAACCTTTCGCAGGATGTGTTGCAACACCTGATACTTCCCCTTGGTCAATTTACCAAACGTGAGATACGCGCAAAAGCACGTGAGCTGGGACTTGCCACCGCACACCGGCCTGAAAGCCAGGAAGTATGTTTTGTGCAGGATAATGATTACCCACGATTTATTGAACAACGCTTGGGGTTTTGTCCTCCACAGGGTGATATAATTACAACAGGTGGCACAGTTGTTGGCAGGCATAAAGGGATTCATCGCTACACCATAGGGCAACGCCGTGGTCTTGGCATTGCCTGGGAACATCCGTTATACGTTGTAGCCATAGATGCCACCCACAATCGCATTGTTGTGGGAAGCAAGGATGAACTTTTAGCAAAAGGGCTTATTGCCACACAGATAAATTTTATGAAGGCAACTTTTGCCCATAACACTCCCGTATGGGTTAAAACACGCTCAACGCAAAAACCATTTAAAGCCCAAGCTACATTTGAAAATAATACCCTTACGGTAACGTTTGAAACACCTCAGGCAAGTATCACACCAGGTCAGGCTGTCGTATGCTACGATGATGATGGTGCAATACTTTTTGGCGGTTGGATTGAAAAAAGTTTTTAATTATAGGGCTTATAATCAGTAACTATCGCTTTCATTATATTTTTACATTCTTCTTCATGTAAGCTCTGCACGTATTCAGATGTTAGTTCTTTTATTTTCGTAACCGATAGCGCATCGAATCCATTGTGGGCAATTTTATAAATCTTTTTATGAAGCGTTGGCACTAGCTCCTCACCATAATTCCATAAATCTTCTTGCAACTTTTCGCCAGGCCGTATGCCGGTGTATACAATGGGGATATCAACATCAGGCTTGTATCCCAAAAGCGTTATTAAATTGCGTGCCACCTCTTCAACCCTGTACTGTTTTCCCATATCAAGCACAAAGATTTCACCACCCTTTGAAAGCATGGCAGCATGAATAACGAGCATCACTGCTTCAGGTATGCTCATAAAGTAGCGCGTCATATCAGGATGGGTAATAGTCACAGGCCCACCTTTTGCAATCTGCTGGTAAAATAGAGGAATAACCGAACCACGGCTGCCAATGACATTTCCAAACCGCACACAGCAGGTGTGCATAGTATCACTATTATATGCAAGCGTTATGATCTCGGCCATACGCTTGGTTGCACCCATCACGCTTACCGGGCGCACTGCTTTATCCGTTGATATGCACACAAACTGCCTCACACCTGCAATATGCGCTGCCTCAAGCACCGTGCGTGTACCAAGGCAATTGTTACGCAGTGCTTCCTGCGGATTTTGCTCCATGATATCAACATACTTGTGAGCAGCAGCATGGAATACAATATGAGGCTTTTCCTTTTCCATAATTTTTTGCATTCTCACTGCATCATTTACATCCGCTATATAATACACTATATCCACACCTTCAAAATACTTTGCATACTCCTGTAATGATTGTTGCAATGTATATAAGGAATATTCGCCCCTTCCCACTGCAATGATGCGCCCTGCTTTAAATTGTAACAGCTGCCTGCAAATTTCAGAACCTATGCTACCACCAGCTCCCGTTACCAGCACGGTTTTACCCTGGCAATACGCTTCAATTGATGAACTATCTATCTCAATTTCTTCACGCCCTATGAGTTCCTCAACACCAATCCCCCGTAGTTCAGGGGTCAGAGCTTTTTCAAAAAGCTTTGTTACTGCAGGCAAAATAGAAATAGCAACATTACCACTTGAGCGAATAATCTTTATAATACGGTCAATTTCTTTTTGTGGTGCAGAAGGCATTGCAACAATACACTCTTTTACAGCATACTGTTCCACTATAGCAGGTATATCCTGAGTGCTTCCCAGCACAGGCTTTCCACATAACAATGTACCAATCTTGCGCCTGTCATCATCCACAAACCCTATAATACTATCAGCCCTGCCATCACGCTTAAATTCAGCAAGCAAGGTTCTTCCCGCTTCCCCTGCACCAGCTATTAAAATAATTTTTAATTTCTTTTTTGGGAATGCTATCTTCTGCGATTTTGTTTCCCGTATAATGACACGATATGCTATGAGCAATGCAAGGCTACCTGCACTTGCAATAAAAAGAACTCTATTATCTAATGACACAACACTGTTATATAGCAACACTATTACTGTAGCACCAGCAAAGCCTTCAATGATACGATAATAATCCTGCAACGTGGCATACCGCCACAATATCCGATAGCTTTGCGTACCATACAATCCTGCTATAGCAAGAAACGTATGCAATAAAATCAATGGTATAAAAGCATTAAACGAATATGAAAACAATAGCAAGGCAATACCATATCCAGCAATGATACATAGCATATCAGCCACAATAGTGATAACAGCTGATAATTTAATTGTATATAGTATTTTTTTCATAATTACCTTTTGAATTGTTGTGCAATTGACAGCACACTTTCAATCACATAATCAACCTGTTCATCGGTCATTGAAGGAAAGATTGGAAGGCTAATCTCCCGTGCAAACACCCATTCGCTATTTGGAAACATCGCTTCCTGATTGCCAAAGCGTTTTACAAAATACGAAAATCGATACAGTGGAATAAAATGCACGCTTGTCTTTATACCACGTTCTTCCAATTTCACAATATATTCATTGCGCGAAATAGAAAGCGCCTCTAAATTTATCTTAAGCGGATAAAGATGCCATGATGATACTCCTTCTTTCACAACATATGGAATTAACGCATCATTTGTAGCAAACGCAGCATTATACCTTTGCGCTATAGCCTCCCTTTTTTTTTGTAACATTTCCACTTTTTTAAGCTGCGAAAGTCCCATTGCTGCAGCAATATCAGTCATGTTATACTTATAGCCCATCTCTTCTATATCATACTGCCAGCTTCCACCCCTGTCATAGCGTTTCCATGCATCACGATTCATACCGTGTAGTCGCAATCTCCCAGCCCGCTGCGCCCATTCTTCATTGCGCGTCACCAGCATCCCACCTTCACCCGTTGCAAGCGTCTTTGTTGCATAAAAGCTATAACAGCCAATATGTCCAAACGTGCCAGCAAGCTTGCCCTCATACCATGATGGCAATGCATGTGCTGCATCTTCAATAACATACAGGTTATGCTGTCTGGCTATATCAAGTATTGCATCCATTGCACAGGGAGTTCCAGCAAAATGCACCGGTATAATGGCTTTGGTTTTGGGCGATAGTAACCGGTATAGTGAATCAACACTGATACAATGAGTATCCCGGTCAATATCAGCCAATACCACAGTAGCCCCACAATAGGAAACAACCTCTGCTGTGGCAACAAATGTATTTACAGGAACTATAACCTCATCACCCAATCCAATACCACACACCTTTAACGCAATATGCAGCGCAGCCGTACATGAGCTTACCGCAATTGCAAATGGCATGCCGATATATGCAGCAAATTTTTCCTCAAACTCAACGGTTTTTGGCCCCATGGTGGTCC is a window of Spirochaetota bacterium DNA encoding:
- the mnmA gene encoding tRNA 2-thiouridine(34) synthase MnmA; the protein is MKIAVAMSGGVDSSVTAALLVEEGHQVIGLTAKILLCAEMDGCQPRYDVCCSPESINDARKVARQLGIPHYIVNVEDEFSQNVIDPFCAEYITGRTPSPCINCNTSIKFPKLLDFAHELGSDMLATGHYATLCKNTRYYIKQGVDSDKDQSYFLFNLSQDVLQHLILPLGQFTKREIRAKARELGLATAHRPESQEVCFVQDNDYPRFIEQRLGFCPPQGDIITTGGTVVGRHKGIHRYTIGQRRGLGIAWEHPLYVVAIDATHNRIVVGSKDELLAKGLIATQINFMKATFAHNTPVWVKTRSTQKPFKAQATFENNTLTVTFETPQASITPGQAVVCYDDDGAILFGGWIEKSF
- a CDS encoding nucleoside-diphosphate sugar epimerase/dehydratase; this encodes MKKILYTIKLSAVITIVADMLCIIAGYGIALLLFSYSFNAFIPLILLHTFLAIAGLYGTQSYRILWRYATLQDYYRIIEGFAGATVIVLLYNSVVSLDNRVLFIASAGSLALLIAYRVIIRETKSQKIAFPKKKLKIILIAGAGEAGRTLLAEFKRDGRADSIIGFVDDDRRKIGTLLCGKPVLGSTQDIPAIVEQYAVKECIVAMPSAPQKEIDRIIKIIRSSGNVAISILPAVTKLFEKALTPELRGIGVEELIGREEIEIDSSSIEAYCQGKTVLVTGAGGSIGSEICRQLLQFKAGRIIAVGRGEYSLYTLQQSLQEYAKYFEGVDIVYYIADVNDAVRMQKIMEKEKPHIVFHAAAHKYVDIMEQNPQEALRNNCLGTRTVLEAAHIAGVRQFVCISTDKAVRPVSVMGATKRMAEIITLAYNSDTMHTCCVRFGNVIGSRGSVIPLFYQQIAKGGPVTITHPDMTRYFMSIPEAVMLVIHAAMLSKGGEIFVLDMGKQYRVEEVARNLITLLGYKPDVDIPIVYTGIRPGEKLQEDLWNYGEELVPTLHKKIYKIAHNGFDALSVTKIKELTSEYVQSLHEEECKNIMKAIVTDYKPYN
- a CDS encoding DegT/DnrJ/EryC1/StrS family aminotransferase → MNIPFHVPYIDDSDLEAAVSAIKSGWTTMGPKTVEFEEKFAAYIGMPFAIAVSSCTAALHIALKVCGIGLGDEVIVPVNTFVATAEVVSYCGATVVLADIDRDTHCISVDSLYRLLSPKTKAIIPVHFAGTPCAMDAILDIARQHNLYVIEDAAHALPSWYEGKLAGTFGHIGCYSFYATKTLATGEGGMLVTRNEEWAQRAGRLRLHGMNRDAWKRYDRGGSWQYDIEEMGYKYNMTDIAAAMGLSQLKKVEMLQKKREAIAQRYNAAFATNDALIPYVVKEGVSSWHLYPLKINLEALSISRNEYIVKLEERGIKTSVHFIPLYRFSYFVKRFGNQEAMFPNSEWVFAREISLPIFPSMTDEQVDYVIESVLSIAQQFKR